Within Telopea speciosissima isolate NSW1024214 ecotype Mountain lineage chromosome 8, Tspe_v1, whole genome shotgun sequence, the genomic segment CCCCAGGAAGCTGTAGAGTGCTTTCAGACAATGAAAGCTAGAGGATTTGAACGAGATCCTGTCACATATGGGACTGTTATTCGCGCTGCTTGTAGGAAACCTGATTCGAAGGCTGCCTGTGAATTGTTGAGGGAGATGAAAGATATGGGCTGGAGTCCGTCTGAGATCACTTATTCCGATGTCATTGGAGCTTGCGTAAAGCAGGGGAATATGGTGGTGGCGTTAAGATTAAAGGATGAAATGGTAAGTGATGGCCTGCCAATGAATTTGGTGGTTGTGACGAGCATAATTAAGGGGTATTGCATACAAGGCAACTTGGATGGTGCTTTGGATTTGTTTTCCAAGATGTCTGAGAGTAAAATCCATCCAAACAAAGTCACATTTGCAGTTCTCATTGAAGGTTGCTGCAGGAATGGAAGAATGGAGAAGGCTCATCAGCTTTATACCCAAATGAAACTCATGGGTATCTCCCCTAGTGTCTTCATTGTCAACTCCATGATCAAGGGGTCCTTGAAAGATCAGTTGTTGGAACAGGCATCTAAGCTTTTTGATCAAGCGGTTGAGAGTGATGTAGCTAATGTGGTAACCTACAACATTCTCATGCACTGGTTCTGCAAAGATGGTAGGGTAACTGAAGCTTGCCATCTATGGGAAAAAATGTTGAGTAATAGGGTGGTACCAATCACGGTTTCTTACAACATTCTGATACTTGGCCACTGCAGACTAGGTAATATGGACTTAGCATTTTCTGTTTTCTCTGAAATGCATCAGAGGGGAATCAAACCTAATTTGGTCACCTATTCGATTCTGATGGATGGGTATTTCAAGAAAGGTGAGATTGATCAAGCTTTCAGTGTTCATGAACAAATGTTGAGTTGCAGGATTTCTCCCAATAATTTCATATACAATACAATCATAAATGGTCTCTGCAAAGCTGGTCGGACATTTGATGCAAGCAAAATGTTGAAAAAATTCAAGGAGGAAGGCTTTATTCCCATCTGTATGACTTACAATAGCATTATTGATGGATTCATAAAAGAGGGTTCCATAAACTCTGCATTGGCAACATATCGAGAAATGTGCGAGAGTGGGGTATCCCCTAATGTTATTTCTTATACATGTTTGATTGATGGTTTCTGCAAAAGCAATAAGCTTGATATTGCTCTGAAGATTCGGAATGAGATGAGGGCAAAGGGTCTGGGGCTGGATATTGCTGCATATAATGCTCTTATAGATGGTTACTGTAAAAGAGGAGATATAAGACATGCGCATGAACTTTTCACCGAACTTCTTGAAGTTGGTTTGACCCCAAACACTGTTATTTACAATAGTCTGATTGGTGGCTTTAGAAAACTACAGAACATGGACGCAGTA encodes:
- the LOC122638252 gene encoding pentatricopeptide repeat-containing protein At3g54980, mitochondrial-like, encoding MRFSNTPSIISPWLFRPCRNATPLCSHTQNRFLSSETMITEESISRSVVPAEPTSEMESPEKLNSQIEILEQPTPGEFRYAQSTSPLLQIQLDKDVTQDHVIEVLLNNQQDPISALTYFKWAEKQRGFARGVDALCIVLHILARSRSSWAAGHLLSQCISANSIPRASVMVDHLIESSKRCQSDSRVFDYLLKSYLLAGRLEEAVDCFDRMTMSSIVPRTAYRNSLLNALVQANMTDKARNLYWKMLDEGMNCDCFALDVMMRACLKEGKPQEAVECFQTMKARGFERDPVTYGTVIRAACRKPDSKAACELLREMKDMGWSPSEITYSDVIGACVKQGNMVVALRLKDEMVSDGLPMNLVVVTSIIKGYCIQGNLDGALDLFSKMSESKIHPNKVTFAVLIEGCCRNGRMEKAHQLYTQMKLMGISPSVFIVNSMIKGSLKDQLLEQASKLFDQAVESDVANVVTYNILMHWFCKDGRVTEACHLWEKMLSNRVVPITVSYNILILGHCRLGNMDLAFSVFSEMHQRGIKPNLVTYSILMDGYFKKGEIDQAFSVHEQMLSCRISPNNFIYNTIINGLCKAGRTFDASKMLKKFKEEGFIPICMTYNSIIDGFIKEGSINSALATYREMCESGVSPNVISYTCLIDGFCKSNKLDIALKIRNEMRAKGLGLDIAAYNALIDGYCKRGDIRHAHELFTELLEVGLTPNTVIYNSLIGGFRKLQNMDAVVALHKRMDEEGIPCDLATYTTLIDGSLKAGNIIFASELYTEMLDKGIVPDIIIFSVLIYGLCNTGQLKNAHKVLEEMDKKKMCPNVLIYNTLIAGYFKEGNLQEAFRLHDEMLDRSLTPDDTTYDILVNSRFEGKSPCWGREVLK